The genomic stretch ACGAATAACAGAGATAAACTTAAATAAAGAAATGCGGACATCATTCCTGGACTATGCGATGAGTGTAATTGTTGCCCGTGCCCTACCAGACGTTCGTGACGGATTAAAACCAGTTCATCGTCGTATTCTATATGCGATGAATGACTTAGGTATGACTTCTGATAAGGCCTATAAAAAATCAGCTCGTATCGTTGGTGAAGTAATCGGTAAGTATCACCCCCACGGCGATACAGCGGTTTATTTTACAATGGTTCGGATGGCGCAAGATTTTAGTTACCGTAATATGCTAGTTGATGGACATGGTAACTTTGGTTCGGTCGATGGCGATATGGCGGCAGCGATGCGTTATACAGAAGCACGTATGTCAAAAATTTCGATGGAACTTCTTCGCGATATTAATAAAGATACAATTGATTATGCTGATAACTACGATGGTTCTGAACGTGAGCCAGTCATTTTACCAGCGCGTTTCCCTAACTTACTTGTCAATGGTTCGTCAGGTATCGCAGTTGGTATGGCAACAAACATTCCTACCCACCATCTTGGTGAAGTTATTGACGGCGTTTTAGCACTTAGTCATGATCCGGATATTACTATTCGTGATTTAATGGAATATATCCCTGGCCCTGACTTCCCTACTGCTGGGATGATTATGGGGCGTAGCGGAATCCGTCGCGCTTACGAAAGTGGCCGTGGTTCGATTACTGTTCGTGGTCGTGTCGATATTGAAGAAAAGAAAAATGGTAAAGAAACAATCGTTATTACCGAAATTCCTTACCAAGTAAATAAAGCGCGCCTAGTTGAGCGTATTGCCGAACTAGCTCGTGAGAAGAAAATCGACGGTATCACTTCCCTAAACGATGAATCTGACCGTTCTGGAATGCGCATTGTTATTGAAGTTCGTCGTGATATTAGTGCAAGTGTTATCGTGAATAATTTATTCAAAATGACAGCACTTCAAACTACTTTTGGTATTAATATGCTCGCACTTGTCGACAATCATCCAAAAGTACTTAATTTAAAAGAAATTCTTTATCATTATTTAGAGCATCAAAAAGTAGTTATTCGGCGCCGTACGGAATTTGAGCTTCGTAAAGCAGAAGCACGCGCTCACATTTTAGAAGGTTTACGAATTGCACTAGATAATATTGACGCGATTATTAAATTAATTCGTGGATCAAAAACTTCCGATGTTGCTAAAGAAGGCTTGATGACACAATTCAACCTTTCGGACAAACAAGCGCAAGCCATTTTAGACATGCGTTTGCAACGTTTAACAGGTTTGGAACGCGAAAAAATTGAAGAAGAATACCAAAACTTAGTGGCATTAATTAATGATTTAAAAGCCATTTTAGCTGATGATGAGCGTATTCTTGAAATTATTCGTGAAGAATTAGAAGAAATCAAAGTTAAATACGCGGATAAACGTCGTACAGAAATCTTGGCTGGTGATTTAGTAAGCCTTGAAGATGAAGACTTAATCCCTGAAGAAGAAGTGGCGATTACACTAACTAAACGTGGCTATATTAAACGTTTACCATTATCAACTTATCGTAGCCAACGTCGTGGTGGTCGTGGTATCCAAGGTATGTCTACTCATGAAGATGATTTCGTAGAACATCTTGTTGCAACGAGCACGCATGATACGTTACTATTCTTCACTAACACAGGTAAAGTTTACCGTTCGAAAGGTTATGAAGTACCTGAATACGGTCGTACCGCCAAAGGTATCCCAATCATCAACTTACTTGGAATCGAAAGCCAAGAACAAGTGAATGCCGTGATAAATCTATCCGAATTCACTGATGATAGCTACCTATTCTTTACTACTAAACACGGTGTCGTGAAGCGTACAACCCTTTCTCAATTTGCGAAAATTCGTCAAAGTGGTCTTCGTGCAGTTGAACTTCGCGAAAACGATGAACTAATCTCTGTTCAGATGACAGATGGTAGCAAAAACATGATTATCGCAACGAAACATGGACAATCTATCTACTTCCCAGAAGAAAATATCCGCGTAATGGGCCGTACAGCTGCTGGTGTTCGTGGTATTAGACTTCGTGAAGACGATGAAGTTATCGGTATGGAAGTCCTTGAGGATGATGAAAAAGTTCTCGTTGTAACGGAAAAAGGATACGGTAAACAAACACCGGCTTCCCAGTACCCGCTTCGTAATCGCGGTGGTATGGGTGTTAAAACCGTTACAATCACAGAGAAAAATGGTAACTTAGTCGCAATGAAAACAGTGACTGGTGAAGAAGACTTAATGCTAATGACAGTAAGTGGCGTATTAATTCGTTTCGAAATTGATACAGTATCACAAACAGGTCGTAGCGCAATGGGTGTCAAACTAATTCGTCTTGATGAAGATGAAAAAGTAGCTACTGTTGCAAAAGTGCCAAAAGAAGAAGATGAAGTTGAGCTTGAGGAAGAAATCGATGAAACATTAATCACACAAGTTCCTGATGAAAGTTTTGAAGATGCTCCTGGAAGCGATATAGAAGAATAAAATCAAGCTGGAGATGACTCTAATTTGCGAATTAGAACGATTTTCCAGCTTTTTTCCAGTATAAAAAGCGCTTTTTGGCTATAATTTATGTATAATATCCTTAATACGTCTTAAAAAGGGAAGAGTTGAACAAATGCGCAAACTGATTCAATTTCTGTTTATAGCAGTAGTTTTATTTTTAGTGGAATACTTTTTAATCAATCAAGCAGCTATATTATTCTTAGTAACAAGTGGACTTATCCAATTATGCGGATTAATTATTGTGATTCGGCTACTACTCTTTGATCAACGGAATACTAGCTCAAAAGTCGCCTGGATTGCGGTTATTTTCATTTTACCTGTACTTGGAACGATTAGTTACCTTGTGTTTGGTAGAAATCCAGCAACTAGAAAATTCAGCACAGCTCAAGTAATGGAAAAAGCTAAATTAATTAATGCGATTCACGCAATTCCAAACAACACTAATGAAAAATTACCACGACTATCTAAAAGAATTGCGCATTTAACGTCCATAGAGCCAATTAAGGGGAATAAAATCGAAATATTAACAAATGGCGAAGAAACTTTTCCAGTGCTCTTAGACGCGCTTAGAAAGGCTGAAAACCACATTCATATTCAATACTATATTTTCAAAACGGATGAAATTTCTACAAAGATTCGTGATATTTTGGTAGAAAAAGCAAAAGCAGGCGTTGAAGTTAGATTTATGTTTGATGGGCTTGGATCAAGCAAACTGGGTAAAGCCTTTTTAGCTCCTTTGAAAGAAGCTGGAGTTAGTATTCACGCATTTGACCCAATTACCTCTCCCTGGATTGTAAGAACAGCCAATTTAAGAAATCACCGTAAAATTGTCGTGATTGATGGTCAAATTGGCTTTACAGGCGGGCTTAATATTGGAGAAGAATATCGTTCTAATACACCAGATTTCCGTGTTTGGCGCGATACACATATTAAAATCACAGGCCAAGCTGTTATCGAACTTCAAGAATCTTTTCTAAATGATTGGGTCTATATGGAAAACCAAGCAGGTGCTGCAGATCAATTTATTAGTGAAGCTGGATTACAACAATATTTTTCACCAGTTGATGTGGGTGACGAATGGGCGCAAGTGATTTACGGCGGACCATATGATAAAGAAAAATGGGTTCGCGATTCGATGCTTGATTTAATTGATTCCGCTAAAGAATCTGTTTGGATTGTGTCGCCTTACTTTGTTCCAGATGAGGAGTCGCTTGCAGTTATTCGCCGGGTTGCGATGAGCGGTGTTGACGTGCGAGTTATTATTCCAGGCAAAGGTGATCGCGGGATTTCATTCCACGGAAGTAATGCGTATGTGAAAACAATGATTGAAGCAGGCGCGAAAATGTATGCTTATGCCGATGATTCTTTTGTTCATGCGAAGGCAATGCTAGTGGACGGGACGCGTGCAGCTATAGGTACTGCCAATTTTGACGTGCGTAGTTTTAGATTGAATCATGAATTAATGGTATTCTTATATGATGAAAGCGAGGCTATGCATCATTTAAAACGTGATTTTGAGAAAGATTTTGAAGATAGCCGACTTTTTACGATGAAAGATATGGAAAACAAACCATTATTGACTCGTATAAAAGAAGTTCTATCTAGTTTACTATCACCAATTTTATAATTTAGGAGTGGAAAAATGAGTGGAGATTTAAAACTTAGACCGCTTGAACGAGAAGATTTAAAATTTGTTCACCGGTTAAATAATGACGCGAAAATAATGTCTTATTGGTTTGAAGAGCCATATGAGGCGTTCGTCGAGCTTCAGGAGCTATATGATAAGCACATTCACGATCAGTCAGAACGCCGTTTTATTTTAGAATTAGATGGTCAAATGGTTGGACTTGTCGAATTGATGGAAATTGATTATATTCACCGAAGAGCCGAATTTCAAATTATTATTGATCCTAAGTTTCAGGGGCACGGTTACGCTGTTTCTGCCACAAAACTCGCAATGAAATATGCTTTTCACGTACTAAATCTGCATAAACTATATTTAGTTGTTGATAAAGTAAATGAAAAAGCTATTCATGTCTATGAAAAAGTTGGTTTTATTCGTGAAGGCGAACTAATTGATGAGTTTTTCGTTGATGGAACTTATCATGATGCTATTAGAATGTGTATTTTCCAACATCAATATCGAGAAATGGATATTTAAAAGGTGATTGGCGCGGGAAAAGTTGCGCCAATCATTGTTTTGGGTCAAAAAAAGTTCTATAATAAGGTTTTAGTGAAAAAATTATGGTATCATGAAGTATTAAAGTTTGTATTATTTTGATGGAGAAAGGATTGGCGTGCATTGGCTACAGGCATTGGGACAGCTAAAATGATATTATGCGGAGAACATGCAGTTGTATACGGAGAACCGGCGATTTCAGTCCCATTTACACAAGCAATAGTAACGACAAATGTAGAAAATTCTACAAAAACCAAATTTTCTTCGGCATTTTTTTCAGGTGATTTAGATGATATGCCTGATTTCTTAGCAGGAATCAAAGCATTAGTTGTAGATGTTTTAAATGAGATTGGAAAAGGCGAATGCGTTTCTATCCATGTAGTTTCAGGTGTTCCAATTGGACGAGGTTTAGGTTCAAGTGCCGCTGTAGCAACAAGTATTGCGCGTGGCTTATATAAATATTTTAATCAAGAATTAGACTCGAAAAAATTATTAGCCATTGTGAATGCGGCAGAAAAAATTGCTCATGGCAATGCTAGTGGTGTTGATGCTATCACGGTTGTGAGTGAAAAACCAGTATGGTATGAGCGAGATCGAAAACTAGAAATTATGCATTTTTCAAAAAAAATCACGTTCGTAGTAGCAGATACTGGAGTTCCAAGTGAAACCAGAGACGCGGTGAAGGATGTTCAAGCTTTATATAAAGAAAATCAAACAGAAATTGGTAAAATAATTCATCAACTCGGCGATATTTCCCGGGAAATAAAGACTCATTTAGAAGGCGATGCAGATACTGTGAAAATAGGTGCTGCAATGAATAAGGCACAATCTTATTTAGAAACTTTGACAGTAAGTGATAGTAGTTTAGAGAAATTAATAGAAGTAGCTAGAAGTAGTGGTGCAGACGGGGCAAAACTTACAGGTGGCGGTAGAGGTGGATGTATTATCGCTGTAGCAAAAAATCAAGAAATCGCTGAACAAATAACGAAGGAGCTTCATAATGCTGGAGCTGCACAAGAATGGATTTTTACGATTGGAGAAGGTAGTTATGAAAGCGACAGCCATCGCACACACGAATGTGGCGCTAATTAAATACTGGGGAAAACGCGATGAACACTTGATTCTACCTGCAAACAGTAGTTTATCCTTCACGGTAGATAAATTTTATACAAAAACAACGGTAGAATGGGACGGAAATTTAGCCCAAGATACATTTATTCTAAATAATGAACACAAAACGGATGCAAAAGTAGCTCGTTTTATAGATAAAATGCGTGAAGAATTCGGTATTTCAGCAAAAGCAAAAATCACTTCCGAAAATCACGTTCCAACTGCGGCCGGGCTTGCTTCATCGGCTTCTGCATTTGCAGCTCTTGCACTTGCTGGATCTAGCGCTGCTGGCAGAAAAGACACAAAAGAATATATTTCCAGACTGGCTCGTTTCGGGTCTGGTTCTGCTTCTCGTTCCGTTTTCGGAGATTTTGTCATTTGGGAAAAAGGCGAACTCGCGGACGGTAGTGATTCATTTGCAGTACCTTTCACCAACAAATTATGTGACAAAATGTCTCTTGTAGTCGCAGTCGTTTCGGATAAAGAAAAGAAAGTTTCTAGTCGGGATGGAATGCGCCTAACTGTTGAAACATCACCGTTTTTCGAAAAATGGGTTTCTGCTGCTGAAACAGACTTGGAAGAAATGAAACAAGCTATTTTGGATGAAGATTTCATCAAAGTGGGCGAAATCACAGAACGAAACGGAATGAAAATGCATGCGACAACGCTTGGTGCCGAGCCTCCATTTACTTATTTTCAACCGAAGTCCCTTGAAATAATGGATGCTGTTAGAGAATTACGAGAAAATGGTATACCGGCCTATTTTACAATGGATGCTGGTCCAAATGTTAAAGTTATTTGTGAGCGTGAAAATGAAAATATCGTAGCAGATAAGTTGTCAGGTTTGGCTAAAAACGTTCTAATTTGCCACGCTGGTAAGGAAGCGAGTGTTGTATCAGATGAAAAATAAACTACAGGTTAAAATACCCGGAAAATTATATGTAGCTGGTGAATATGCAGTTGTAGAATCAGGTCATACGGCTATTCTAACTGCAGTTAATCGTTATATAACGCTAACTCTTGAAGATAGTGAACGCAATGAATTATGGATTCCACATTATGAAAATCCAGTTTCATGGCCAATTGGCGGAGAACTTAAACCAGACGGGGAACATTGGACGTTTACAGCTGAAGCAATTAATATCGCGACAACTTTCCTGAAATCAGAAGGAATCGAGCTAACGCCTGTGAAAATGGTCATTGAAACAGAATTAATCGACCAATCTGGCGCAAAATATGGACTCGGTTCCAGTGCAGCGGCTACAGTTGCTGTAATCAACGCGCTAATGACGAAATTTTATCCAGAAATATCAATGCTTAAAAAATTCAAACTTGCTGCACTTTCGCATTTAGTAGTACAAGGAAATGGCTCTTGTGGCGACATTGCTTCTTGTATGTATGGCGGCTGGATTGCGTATACAACGTTTGATCAAGAATGGGTGAAGCATCGTTTGGCTTATAAATCACTCGAATGGTTTATGAAAGAGCCGTGGCCAATGCTTCAAATCGAAACATTGGAAGAACCAGTGCCGACTTTTTCTGTCGGTTGGACGGGCACACCTGTAAGTACCGGAAAACTAGTTTCGCAAATTCATGCTTTTAAACAAGAAGATAGCAAGAATTACCAACATTTTTTAACTAGAAATAACGAGATTATGAAGCAAATAATTCAAGCTTTCCATACGAAAGATGAGGAATTGCTTTATTCATCTATTAAAGAAAATCGTCGCATTCTTCAAGAACTTGGAACAAAAGCTGGCGTAAATATTGAAACAAGCTTACTAAAAGAACTAGCGGACTCAGCTGAAAACATGGGTGGCGCAGGAAAATCATCTGGCTCTGGTGGCGGAGACTGCGGAATAGCTTTCTCGAAAACGAAAGAAC from Listeria monocytogenes ATCC 19117 encodes the following:
- the gyrA gene encoding DNA gyrase subunit A; amino-acid sequence: MAETPNQRITEINLNKEMRTSFLDYAMSVIVARALPDVRDGLKPVHRRILYAMNDLGMTSDKAYKKSARIVGEVIGKYHPHGDTAVYFTMVRMAQDFSYRNMLVDGHGNFGSVDGDMAAAMRYTEARMSKISMELLRDINKDTIDYADNYDGSEREPVILPARFPNLLVNGSSGIAVGMATNIPTHHLGEVIDGVLALSHDPDITIRDLMEYIPGPDFPTAGMIMGRSGIRRAYESGRGSITVRGRVDIEEKKNGKETIVITEIPYQVNKARLVERIAELAREKKIDGITSLNDESDRSGMRIVIEVRRDISASVIVNNLFKMTALQTTFGINMLALVDNHPKVLNLKEILYHYLEHQKVVIRRRTEFELRKAEARAHILEGLRIALDNIDAIIKLIRGSKTSDVAKEGLMTQFNLSDKQAQAILDMRLQRLTGLEREKIEEEYQNLVALINDLKAILADDERILEIIREELEEIKVKYADKRRTEILAGDLVSLEDEDLIPEEEVAITLTKRGYIKRLPLSTYRSQRRGGRGIQGMSTHEDDFVEHLVATSTHDTLLFFTNTGKVYRSKGYEVPEYGRTAKGIPIINLLGIESQEQVNAVINLSEFTDDSYLFFTTKHGVVKRTTLSQFAKIRQSGLRAVELRENDELISVQMTDGSKNMIIATKHGQSIYFPEENIRVMGRTAAGVRGIRLREDDEVIGMEVLEDDEKVLVVTEKGYGKQTPASQYPLRNRGGMGVKTVTITEKNGNLVAMKTVTGEEDLMLMTVSGVLIRFEIDTVSQTGRSAMGVKLIRLDEDEKVATVAKVPKEEDEVELEEEIDETLITQVPDESFEDAPGSDIEE
- the cls gene encoding cardiolipin synthase, producing the protein MRKLIQFLFIAVVLFLVEYFLINQAAILFLVTSGLIQLCGLIIVIRLLLFDQRNTSSKVAWIAVIFILPVLGTISYLVFGRNPATRKFSTAQVMEKAKLINAIHAIPNNTNEKLPRLSKRIAHLTSIEPIKGNKIEILTNGEETFPVLLDALRKAENHIHIQYYIFKTDEISTKIRDILVEKAKAGVEVRFMFDGLGSSKLGKAFLAPLKEAGVSIHAFDPITSPWIVRTANLRNHRKIVVIDGQIGFTGGLNIGEEYRSNTPDFRVWRDTHIKITGQAVIELQESFLNDWVYMENQAGAADQFISEAGLQQYFSPVDVGDEWAQVIYGGPYDKEKWVRDSMLDLIDSAKESVWIVSPYFVPDEESLAVIRRVAMSGVDVRVIIPGKGDRGISFHGSNAYVKTMIEAGAKMYAYADDSFVHAKAMLVDGTRAAIGTANFDVRSFRLNHELMVFLYDESEAMHHLKRDFEKDFEDSRLFTMKDMENKPLLTRIKEVLSSLLSPIL
- the speG gene encoding spermidine N1-acetyltransferase, with the translated sequence MSGDLKLRPLEREDLKFVHRLNNDAKIMSYWFEEPYEAFVELQELYDKHIHDQSERRFILELDGQMVGLVELMEIDYIHRRAEFQIIIDPKFQGHGYAVSATKLAMKYAFHVLNLHKLYLVVDKVNEKAIHVYEKVGFIREGELIDEFFVDGTYHDAIRMCIFQHQYREMDI
- the mvk gene encoding mevalonate kinase, producing MATGIGTAKMILCGEHAVVYGEPAISVPFTQAIVTTNVENSTKTKFSSAFFSGDLDDMPDFLAGIKALVVDVLNEIGKGECVSIHVVSGVPIGRGLGSSAAVATSIARGLYKYFNQELDSKKLLAIVNAAEKIAHGNASGVDAITVVSEKPVWYERDRKLEIMHFSKKITFVVADTGVPSETRDAVKDVQALYKENQTEIGKIIHQLGDISREIKTHLEGDADTVKIGAAMNKAQSYLETLTVSDSSLEKLIEVARSSGADGAKLTGGGRGGCIIAVAKNQEIAEQITKELHNAGAAQEWIFTIGEGSYESDSHRTHECGAN
- the mvaD gene encoding diphosphomevalonate decarboxylase; this translates as MKATAIAHTNVALIKYWGKRDEHLILPANSSLSFTVDKFYTKTTVEWDGNLAQDTFILNNEHKTDAKVARFIDKMREEFGISAKAKITSENHVPTAAGLASSASAFAALALAGSSAAGRKDTKEYISRLARFGSGSASRSVFGDFVIWEKGELADGSDSFAVPFTNKLCDKMSLVVAVVSDKEKKVSSRDGMRLTVETSPFFEKWVSAAETDLEEMKQAILDEDFIKVGEITERNGMKMHATTLGAEPPFTYFQPKSLEIMDAVRELRENGIPAYFTMDAGPNVKVICERENENIVADKLSGLAKNVLICHAGKEASVVSDEK
- a CDS encoding phosphomevalonate kinase, producing MYQMKNKLQVKIPGKLYVAGEYAVVESGHTAILTAVNRYITLTLEDSERNELWIPHYENPVSWPIGGELKPDGEHWTFTAEAINIATTFLKSEGIELTPVKMVIETELIDQSGAKYGLGSSAAATVAVINALMTKFYPEISMLKKFKLAALSHLVVQGNGSCGDIASCMYGGWIAYTTFDQEWVKHRLAYKSLEWFMKEPWPMLQIETLEEPVPTFSVGWTGTPVSTGKLVSQIHAFKQEDSKNYQHFLTRNNEIMKQIIQAFHTKDEELLYSSIKENRRILQELGTKAGVNIETSLLKELADSAENMGGAGKSSGSGGGDCGIAFSKTKELAEKLVNEWEKLGIKHLPFHTGRVQITE